The Clupea harengus chromosome 5, Ch_v2.0.2, whole genome shotgun sequence genomic sequence TCACATATATTTCAATATATCAACTGATCTCTTCCAGTCACACCATGGGTCTGGTGCCTATGCTTTCATGCACACACCTTCAGACCTATCAAACGCCCCTCAAGTAGATCTACTGTCCACATCCCTTCCCCCCACAGAAAGAgtgacacattcacattcacccacacatcAGAGACCCCACACCTTTAATTGATACAGGGGATACAGgggttcgtctgcacgatagggctatccggagacggttcTCTCCgagttcaggcaaactagacttcgtctgcatGACCCCTAAAACACCAGAAAGTCACCCCCCCTGCCAAAAAGGTCCAGAGTAGGCCACACCTTAGATCCCCCAAAAGCCCTGCATATGATTGTGGCACTGAGGACACAGAGCCACTAGGAACGGCCATTCCTGTGTTGGGACTGTCATGCCAGTGTTGGGATTGCCATGCTAGGGTTTAACACAATACTTTTAGCGGACTCATTGTCAGAGACATAGGCAGAGTCAGGTTCAAGGGGATGGTCATGGTCATTGTCAGTGACATGTTGAGGGTACATGTTCAAAACTTCAGACgctgatgagaaaaaaaacatatgttaAATAAAGATATGATTCACACTATGAACTAAAATGCACATTGCACACTCAAAATCACAATTCCACACTTtactttctcctctcatctctgcttTTACTACAAATTGACAAGCACTTTCACATCTAATAATCAGATAGGCATTTGCATTAAAAAGATGAAAACAGACACTCATTTGTACATATAATGGTGACTACATAAAGCAAGGCATCACATTTTTTTTCCGGATTATAAACATCTCAAGTTTAAATATCCGAAAGTAATAAATACACAAAGACCAGTGTCTAGAATTGCAAGTATTTCAGATTTTTACAAATGTACTCACGTTCCGCCTTCATGGAGTCACGTTCCGCCTTCATGGAGTCTAAAAGATAGAGAATATTTACATTAACACACTAAAGCATCATCAAtgacagaaagcacacacagagagcatttTACATAATTGTGGAAATTGTATAAATTATGACAAAGGCAACTcacttttcttcatcttcttcatcatcataacCACGGCGCTAATCGCTGCTCCAATAAGAACAACAGCTGCAACCACACATCCAGTAATAATGTATACAAGAGTGTTTCCTATAGGGGAAAAAAACCCATCAGATATAACAAAATCAGTCTTTCACAAACAAATTAAATGTTCACCTTGTGACCTCTGTTCATGCTatgattgtattttttttttacgtaaATGCCTCTAGACCTACAATAATGCTACaatcattatgtatttatcatcTATTTCTTTGGGGTACTTTTATGTACTTGTTGACAATctggaaaaataaaaagaacaaaatgaacaaaatataacaaaatgaatagtaatattGGGAAACCCTGTTTATTTACAATGCCTTCAGACATAGATAATTACTGTATGTTCAAAAGCATGTTTAACAACAAAACTATTCATTGTTCCTTCAAGTTCCTCTGATATGAAGTCGTTATAAAATGTATAGTATTGGAGTAGGCTATGAGAATGATATGGCTGGTTTTGAAATGTTAAAACAGTAACTTTTAAATAAATGTCAACAGTTCTCTCTCAGTAGCTGATGGTGTCTGGTCTCTGAACAATCTTACCGTCTTCCTCAGTCAGGGTGATGAGTGTTGGTTCTCCACTCATGTGTTCCACCTCACAGGTGTActgacttctctttctctcctcaggtgACACAGTGAGCTCAGCTCTCTTCTGGAAGGTTCCATCCCCATTGGGCAGCGTCTCTTGCTTATCCATATTCACATCCTCCTGCATCtctactccatctctcttccaggTGATCTTCACCGTAGCTGGATAGAACCCTGTGGCGTGGCACACCACTGTAGAAGATGACTTCTTCTGGATCAGAGACACTTCAGGAGCGactgaaggaaggagaggagatatagataaaaaacaaaacaatttaaaGACATAGCAGACATGAAAAATGGCAGCAGTTATGCATTGTCAAgtacaaagagaggagaggcacagatAGAGGTAATGTTTTAACTTTCAGCATGTCAATTAATGTCTTCTTTTAACCTTCAGCATGTCAAGTAATGTCTATGGCCACCCAAATAAGCAATCTCAATTAGACTCATGTATGTCAGAATCAACACATGTCAAGACCTTTAAACATGATGTTTTTTCATGAGGTCCTACACCACCACAGGAATGCAGCCCGCTGTAGGGCCTCTGTTGTTATCATTGTTGTGTGGGCTGCCGTACCTTTCCTTCTGAGAGTATTGTTCCCGTACTGAACATACTTCTTCAGCCAATCACGGCAGTCCTGGGTGAAGTACTGATTCCTGCCATTCAAAATTGACTCGTAGGGGTTCCATTTGTCTCTGGTCACGGCTGCTTGTTGTTTCACAGCCACCCATCTCATGTTGTTCAGATCCAGTGTGATGAAGTCCTCTCCATCATAACCATACTGCTCATAGCCACTGGTGACGTTACTCTCATCATCCCACTCACAGCCATACCGTCTCTGGAGAACATGCACTCCTGATAGACAAAAGTAAATAAGCAAaagtaaatgtatttaaagtgtAGTGTTTAGTTACATGAACGCATGTCTGTTAAAGCTACATAAAagaatatatagatagatagatagatagatagatactttattaatcccgagggaaatttaggtcatccagtagcttatacacttaacttaactcacaaacatacatacacaaatcatatacaaatacaaatcacagtagaaaaacaatacacatagggagaacatgttcacagggagtggggtgtatacagatattatacagatattacagtgtgcattgattgtgtcagtgttgatgtccacgaggaaagtagtgcaaagagtgcagagagatagtgttcatgtgcttgtgtggatagtgcaaagatagagtacttgtgcttgtgtgtgtgaggatagtgcaaagtgataaatagtacagtctgtgcgatgggctagtatagccagtaaaaaggtggacagtgggatggaatataatgagatgagaagaggaggggagactgaggtagactcatgcagagaactaaataataattatataaaacTGTAGGGCTCATAGACAAGCATGGTGAGCTTTTTCTCATTTCTGGCTTTGGCTGCTGATGACCATGATGTGTTTGACAATCAAAAAAAGATTTTCTATTCACTGCCACCACTGAGGATGTGATGAAGGCTTTTGATGGCGAAGCTCTAACTGACACCTCACAGAGAATGATGCAACCTGCTGTTAACATCtacaatttgaataattgttCGTATATATTTgtgaaacatgaaaaacaacaaacatctCACCTTACTCTTTTGATATGATTGAGTTTCATGCTCTGTTGACAAAACATTGCGCTGCTCCATGCACTGTTATACTGTCAAAAAAACTGAAGCCAATGGGAGAGGCACTCTCTTGCTATACGGATCGGCTTATTAAACATCTTTGATATAGCTCTGCCAACTACAGCTTGCTGCTTTCGCTACAGTGACTATAACCTCTTGAGGTTCAAAGTGATGTTATGAGAGAGGACAGGTAgcagctagctggttagcacaCTAACTATAGTAGATATCTTGGTCATACTGTGCATAACCATCTTTTACATATTCTATCAATATTTTAGTTAATGTTAACATTGAATGTTATGTGTAGACTATGTGGAAGGGCAAACCATTAAACTGGCAATtctgaaacaaaagaaacagaTGCTTAGTGTCATATATAGTCCAGACAAATACATAACCTGTAAACTCACCCATAGTCTGATTAAAGCGTTCTTTTAAATTCCACATGCTAGCATTGAGGGCCACCTCAGCCATCATGGCCAGCTCGGTCTCTGAGTCCCAGTACTTCTGATCCAGATGCTCCTTCATCCATGCCTGCCTGGGAACCCAATTTCGTGTGTTGCTGTCATACTGAGTGATGACCTCACCATCAACCATTCCAACTGCTACAAACTCTGGGAAGCTTGAGATTCCTGATGTGACCGTGTAGAAGAACTGCAGGGAATGGTTCACTGAAAGGTACAGATCACAGAAAGACAACACTACATTATGGGGAAAACTGCAAGATGACAGAATGTGGTGGAGTGAGAAGTTTTATTTCTATCCTGATACAATGGTTGATGCATTTATAGCCTATGGTCATAGGCTACCCCCACCCCAAAGTGATTTTCACAAGTATTAAAATAACACATCAGATGTATCATTCAAAATGAAGTTCTCAGAAAGCAAAACATCTTCAGACTTCAGTCATATTTTAAGGCATCGAGGACGTACAATTGAATTAGTTTGACGAAGTGTAGAGACAATTCCACCAAGGAAGTAGACTACGGTCACATACAGCCAATGTGATTATAAGGAGAACACGCGTCACCAAATGGGAGGCAGACTGTGCTACTGAGGGTTTCATCTCAAATCTGAAACTATCCACACTATCCACATGTGAAACGAGTCCCCTATATCTATAGGTTTTCCAGAGGAAACGTTTAAAACTTCAAGAGGAAGTTttaagagagatagatagatagatggatactttattaatcccgagggaaatttaggaaaggCAACGTGTAAGctgagaaatagagaaatataAACTTGTGTAAAGAAATCAAATAATATTGAGAGTAAGCAGGTCGAGACCAAGCCCTTCGATCGTTGCTTTTTTATGTAAGAAAAACGTTTCACCTTTTTCCACCTTTAGGGACATCTgcattaaatgaaattaaaaatacaaaaactcaCCGGCAGATGATAAGGGTAGAAAGACAAGAATCAAAACAGCTTTCATTTCTCTGTTTTAACTAAACCTATCGGTAAAAAAGGTGTTCAGCCTAACGTTAATCCTACATCTGGCTTAGGGGTGgacaattaatttccccaaggggccacatgagatagtgggactgtgccggaccaataggctgaactcaattctgctcaatataagttgtatctctttataaaaaaacattaaattgtatggttttgattaactgctactggtaagagtagatgttacatttaggctatcaaaaatgtggtgcaggcatagtaaaaacgccaacattatttaatcaacatttaatcaacattcacaaaaacgataaaaaaattagcatgtttttgcagtattaaaggtgtgcCGAGACGATCAATatacatggcacacacacgcacacacacacgagagcaagcttgcaatgcaataggggcggactggccatcggggataccgggggaatacccggtgggccgacgaggttgggatggtccaaaataccggcctaCTCCGGCCCTCCCTCAAACATCGCCGGCACCTCCAACTATTTTCCatactactcagaacacgtataatttcctctaCCAGCTTTATAAAATTGAAATCACTGACTGacttttatactcctcctcgcgatctgtattcacactcatggtgcctatttttcgacaatgttctgaagtgtcttctgaaatgggttcttacggacttcagaagttcaacgtaagaaacgatctccaccttattaatgaacgcctgaaaattggttcttacacagccgaagtgttctcagctgtgcggattgaggaatgaggattcttaaatgaaacgcacctggatttgcatacatacacgccccgccagggcacgcaaccgtagtgacgtgtgcagtcagccctTCTAGGgggctgtcggtaggaaaactgtatgatcagggaaagtgtattaaaaccggatgtcgtcactttaagccggtctctggttggataaagcttttcagcagaaatggacaaggacctttacttttgagttgagaagttgtgttgatcgcctgtcatgcaaacgatcggttttctttaaattattattatttttgtgaagttatacggcttatgtgaataaagctatctacacaactttttataggtctacattgactcgtttagttgttcatgtggtacacgtaggtcttaactgaagctaacgcttagaccaacaatccattggaacacatagtagctagctagcttcgcTGCTAagaagtctaacgttagcatgctaatatgaatagacccattatagtcaggtggcttaatgctcaattgacttgttaaccgaacttttacgaagtcatacaactaaacacacaagtgacttgttaactgaacttttacgaagctatatgaccaaacacaaagctagcactgttaattccgctatagctagccaggtcaattagctcgcctaagatactgcaatttaagctaaccaattacctcatttcaccatgcatagttttctttgccctccgttatcCTCCTTATCCGTACCTtcgtgtgctgcatatcagaaatggccaacaGAAAAGCGAAGACGGAGACGgctcctgttaccatggaaacaataaacgaaCCTAGCTTTAGTATCTACATAGctactgcatatcagaaatggctaacagaaaagttttgaaaaggtacgataacggagggcaaagaaaactatgcatggtcttggtcatgcttatatcaaattgtgtatatgtacaaaaatgtgtatatttgaatgtgtgtatttcactgctataaaaatatagaaagcaggtgtttgatggttgtttacatttgcctcctctgtcagtagtttgagtatgctatgctaggctatttgcagattctgttctgtttttctcaatgatagtcaaattcaatattagtagttaaagaagcactattttgatcatttagatttcgtttccgtatttcaaagtgaatgagctgtgggagcacaagaatagtgagcgtctagcagcgattatcatagacatatatgatgtatgtacatatgcctgtggcgatttatagccttactatcaagattctaagtaacatggagacaaaacttttttttttattcctcgtagatcataaaccattcaatatataaacaaatcaatgaaatcggttgagaaatgtaaacgctatagtgctttttatccagaaaagcaggagctcccccattcacttgcatgtgtttactggccagtcattacctccccaagatggcggcgagttggcacgtcgcagcaacgttctgaagcagacaatggagcgtctatgtatatatgtctatgctttatccaaccagagaccggcttaaagtgacgacatccggttttaatacactttccctgatcatacagttttcctaccgacagggGCTTCTCCAGTAGGAGTtagtgtcgctacacgatggtagtcctttgggggattcacattgcgcatgcgtcattttgcgacactgtcgactgctgtcgacagcgaagccgcgcgcgcatgcgtcacaacgacagatccgtttttaatcatggagaaaagcgacgaaagccagttttttgaaaacatgaccatttatttaaaaacaaagaagatgttgtcacagtggacaaaacagatgaggtggaggatcaaaaagtctctccccagtttcgtttcatatgttgacgtagagccttatgctgttagccgtttacaacataattaaatataacattaaatatacccacattatgcgttaagacaagccccatatgttgacgtttaaaccgtttacaacattattaaatattacgttaaataaacctacattatgcgttaagacaagccagatatgttgatgttgagccttatgctgtaaaccgttttgttgtctgagcatgcgcgattatgttgagccttatgccgtaaaccgtttgtgtctgagcatgcgcaatgtgagggactactatcccccaaaggactaccatcgtgtagcgacagttAGATCTTTCAGTGGCATGAGGAAGTACATGCCACTGATCCGCCAATCAGCAGCATCGACTGTTGACAGCCAATTGCACGTGCGTTCTACGTCATCGGTCATGGCCAAATCTCTCAATGTTGGATAATTTGTCTCCGTGCGGGAGTTTAAAGTCGCTCCAGACCTTTCATTATGTCAGGTAAGAATACCTTGAGTTTGCAAGGTTTATTTTTGTGGTACATTGTAATACCTGTGTTTAATACAACGTGTGTGCAGTTACATGCTTTGAGTTTACCTCTGAGGAAGAACTCGGAGGAGACACAGACAACTGCAAGTACTGCAGACAAGTTGTCATGTGCACAGCAGAGCACATGCGGGTTCGGCATTTAAAATATGCCATATATTTTGAATCCAGTGGCAGTAGTGAGTGTATTAAAAACCGCATTCTTAAACAACTTATAAATTACTTTTGCATTGAATTACTAATGTGGAAGTGGAGGGGGAGATGAAAAGGTGCCATTGGCATTGGCAGAATGTCCTGAGGTTTAGCGAACAAGGTACTTGTTTTTGCATTGATTATCTATTTATCGGAAATATTCATTGTCTACACTGGAAACAGTTGGACTGAGGAAAGATATTGTGTTGTCTGTGAAATTAGTATGTAATTGTTGTTTGTGCCTACCAGGTACTGCTTTACCTGCTGCAACTACAGACggtaatctttttttcttttggggtaaactgtttttctgttggggtaaATTGATTTCTGcctaaaaaacacattcataattaataattttttggtgtgtatttgtggtttgtttgttttatagaTACCTCACCCCTCACTCCTGAAATGGTAGTAGGGCAACCCACTCCAGAAGTTGTCAGGAGTTTTGTTCCGGACAAATCTAGGTGGAGCAAGCCACTGAGTTTGTCCCAGCATGAACAGGTATCAATATATACACCTGGTGAAGGGTTGCTGATGACTACATTGATGTGGTCTTGTACTTGTACATagttaatgttgaacttgtataaaatgtttaaaatatattttattatgcTTCTGACAGCTCCAAAACACTCTTGGCATGAGGAGGTGGCATACACTGATTAACAAGAAAGGACTTCATCACATTTGCTAATCCTGTAGAAGTTGCCGGAAACTTAAGGACATCATGACATACTAACAGTTTGACAGTGTTTTGTGGTATAGtgtcccttttttcttttctttgctgCTGACTGCTGACAACTTTCCACCAAGGTAACTCCTATTCACTAGGTGTTTTCCAACTGTTTTTAACTCTTATGAAAAACGTGGACATTTGAACCCTTCTATATGTTGCCATCCATAAGATTTACTTATGTCAAACCTTTGCTGAAGGATGTCATttgacagaaaacagaaaaagggaGCCACAGATAACCAACACACCAGGACAGTGTGGTAATATTTTCTTAGTTTTTGGCAATGTTTCTCTGGACAATTCATGGTGTGGTGTAATATGGGAGTTCCCTTGGATAATGTAAAATCTActaaacccttttttttttatctttccctTCCTAACCCAGACCCCAAAGATCATGTCAGACATGACATCTGCAGTGGAGTGGACAAGGCACAATATGAGGCGGTTCCAGGGACGTGTCTCTTTTCCCAAAATTATGTATATGACAGAAGTGGAAAAACAGGATGCACTGCACAAGCTGAGAACCACTGATGACCTGGAGGCTAAAGACCCCTTCTTGCTTATATTTACTCAACAACAAGAGGACATGGAGGTGTTTCTCCAAGGTTGTGTGGATCAACAGCACCTCCATGTTAATGCTATGTTCGATGGTGAACTATAGACACAACAGTGCCTCTGTTACTCTTTTAagttgtattttaaaatgttatgcgTTTCTGTGCATCAATATGTTTCTTTTTCGATGTatctttatttgtttactttacCACTTtgccatatgtttgtgtgctgtaaTTATACCGGACCATCAGTGCCTTCACATAGTTTTAATACGTTGTTTTTTTGATAGAGCAcaattttttgtattgtttcGTGACTTGCTGATTAAATGTTCTTATGATAAAAGTGACTTGTGGTTTTGTTTATGTAGAGCACAGTGTTCTTGATTGACACTTTTACGCACACAGTCCAGTAACAATATAGGCTAAATCACAATCTGGAGAAAATCACAGAAAAGATGGTAAGCACTGAGGCAAAGATCTGATTGTGGTGTCAAATATTTAGCTTTtcataaaatacataaataaagttttCGACGCACAGTCGGCagaatatttgtttttaaataccGCACACTGGAGTGGAGTTAACATACTCTTAATGTAATTATGCCGGATTACTCTgttttattataaatataaaggcTGAAATTATCTTTACCACGGTAAAAACAATAGCCTACTTGACTGTAAAAGCGGCTTGTTATCATTCATCAAACTATAACGTTATAcgtactgaaactttaatattcaaCACACGGTAGGTCTACCACAACATTTATTAGCTTGTAGCTAAATATCATTTTAACCACGAATTTTAGATTCATCCTGTAAACACTTCTCGCAAAGTATTCGTTCGTGCAATTGGC encodes the following:
- the LOC105896587 gene encoding major histocompatibility complex class I-related gene protein-like, encoding MVTGAVSVFAFLLAISDMQHTKFFYTVTSGISSFPEFVAVGMVDGEVITQYDSNTRNWVPRQAWMKEHLDQKYWDSETELAMMAEVALNASMWNLKERFNQTMGVHVLQRRYGCEWDDESNVTSGYEQYGYDGEDFITLDLNNMRWVAVKQQAAVTRDKWNPYESILNGRNQYFTQDCRDWLKKYVQYGNNTLRRKVAPEVSLIQKKSSSTVVCHATGFYPATVKITWKRDGVEMQEDVNMDKQETLPNGDGTFQKRAELTVSPEERKRSQYTCEVEHMSGEPTLITLTEEDGKIVQRPDTISY